The genomic window AATCATCCCCTGCTGCATCGCATTAATCGCCAGATACAGCAATGTCCCCTGCTTATCCCCACTCACCGACCCCGAATGCGTAAAGCCCCCCGCCACCTTATCCTTCAGCCCTGACCGCATCCACTCATCCGCCATCCCATCAATACAAGCCTTCAACTGCGCCGACACCCCACCCATATAAGTCGGGGACCCAAACACGATCGCATCCGCCGCCAGCATCGCCGATCGTATCCCCGCATCCGCCCAACGCCCATCGACAATCTGTGTCCCCAAAACCCGACACAACTGCGCCGCCGCTCCCGCCGCCTGAGCACCTTCGGCCAAAGCCTCCGCCATTCGGTGCGTATGGTCCGCCCCCGAGAAATACACGATCGCCACAGTTACCATTGAGCATTCACCCAAACACAGCACTCCAAAGCTAAGCCAAGAAAATTTTCCTTGGGGCCAATCTCAACAATTAGCAGTACGGATTTACTTTCCGTTGCATTCAATTTGACATAATTCAACGTCCCAGCGACCGCTTAGCCATAACGTATGTAGCCGTGCAGTATACTGAGAGCCTGCTAGGCACAGCCCCCCGATGCTCATGGCTAACCTCAAACGCACCCGCGAAGACATCCTCAAATCCGTCATCGATACCGTCCATCGCCAAGGCCTCACCGCCACCGGATTGAGCGAGCTGTTTCAGGTTAGCGGTGCCTCCTCCGGCAGCTTCTATAACTACTTCCGCTCCAAACACGAACTTGGCCACGCCCTCATCGACTACGAATGGGCCCAGCTCCAAACCAACATTCTCGAACCCGCCACCACCCAAAGCCCCGACCCGATCGCCCAACTCTTCTGGATACTCGATCGGCTCGAAGCCAAACAACTCCAAGACCCCAAATGCGGCGGCTGTCTACTCGGCAACCTCGTCGTTGACCTAGCCGAACAAGACCCCGCTTTCCGCAATCACCTAATCCAAGTGTTTAGCAAATGGGAAGGGGCGATCGCCCAAATCCTCCGCCAAGCCAAACCCCAACTCCAGCCCAACACCAACCCCGACTGCCTGGCCGAACAACTGATTGCGGCGATCGAAGGGGCCATGCTGATGGGCAAACTCCACCGCGATGCCGCCCGCCTCCAACGGGGCTTCGCCACGGCCCGCCAAAGCATCACCAACGCCCTCCGCAGCAGCAACGCCACATCCGCTCAAGCATCAGCACCCCAAATCTAAATCCCAACAAACCCTAACATCGCCTCTTCCCATCCCCTAGACAGATCTTGTAATCTAAATAGATAGAACATTCTGTTTGGAGGCATCATGGCCGAAGCAACCACCATCGCGGCTGAAGTAACCACACCCCTCACCGCCATTCCCCAAGATGGTTTGACCGAGCTTGCCGCAAAAAACAAAGCAAATCCAGCAGACAAAATTCTCAAGGTCAAAACCGTCTGCACCGGCAAATTTCGCAGCCTTAATTACGCCCGTGACCTCGACGCCTTCGTCATCGACGAACCCCCCGTCCTGCTGGGTGATAACACCGCCCCCAACCCCTCCGAAATCGTCCTCGGGGCCTTCGGCTCCTGCCTCGTCGTCGGCATCCAAGCCAACGCCGCCGCCAAAGGCGTCACCTTAACCAAACTCGAAATTGCCCTCGAAGGCGACATCAACATCGTCAGCACTTGGGGCACCGGCGAACTCGATAAACCCCAAATGGGCTTCACCGATGTCCGCGTCAAAGTTGACATTGAAGGCGATGCAGACCAAGCCATCCTCGAAGAAATGGTCGCCCACGCCAACACTTGGTCCCCCGTCTCCACCACCCTCAGCAATCCGATTCCCGTATCCGTAGAAATGGCTTAACCCCCATTTCTGGCTTTACCCACATAGACCACTCAGCGCAATGCGTATCACTTATGACAGATATCGCATTGCGTCTGCTACAGAATTTAGCCACAACCAACCTCAGAAGGTTTCCGATTCGCATCACCTAAATCAATCCCAATCCCACTATGCAAACCCTGTCTAGCCATCCCGGTTTGAAATCTTCTGATACCCAAAAATCTTCTGAGGCCTGCGCATCCTTGACCCTTGATCCGGCGATTCAGCACCTGCGCCACGTCATCGATCGCCATCTCACTCCCAAAGTCGCCGACATCGACCTCAAGGGAGAATTTCCCGGTCAAATTATGCACACCCTGGGCGAGGCAGGGGCGTTTTCCCATGCCGTCGCGATCGTCAATGGCGGCTCGGGGAAAGGCTTAAAAGCAGCAATTCAGAGCATCGAAGAAATATCCAAAGACTGCCTCTCCACCGGATTTATCGCCTGGTGCCAAGTTGCCTGTACTTGGTATCTCCAAAACACTAAAAATACACAACTCAAAACCAAACTCCTCCCCCACATTGCCACGGGTCAACAGCTCGCAGGCACGGGTCTATCTAACCCGATGAAGCACTTCGCCGACATCGAGAAAATCGCCCTGACCGCCACACCCACAGACGGTGGGTACATGATTAATGGCCTCCTGCCTTGGGTCTCCAACCTCGGCCCCGGCCACTACTTTGGCATTGCCGCCCGGCTGAGTGATACCGACGAATATCTGATGGCGATCGTCTCCGATGAACTCACTGGCATGTCCCTCCGATGCAATGCCCATTTCATTGCGCTAGAAGGCACCGGCACCTTTAGCTGCGTCTTCCGTGATGTATTTGTCCCCCATGAATTGGTATTAGCCGCTCCCTGCGAGGAATATGTCGCCTGCATTCGCCCCGGATTCATCCTCACCCAAGTCGGGATGGGGCTCGGGCTCACAGCCAGTTGCATTGAACTTATGCGCCGCTCAAACCGTCGCCTTGGCCACGTCAATCAGTTTCTGGATGACCAAGTCGAAGACCTCAGCCTTGATCTAAATCTGGCCCGCCAGCAGGCCTACCAGCTCGCTGACCAACTCGATCAATGTACTGGCGTCACCGACCCCAGCCTCACCCGTAACATCGTCCAATCCCGGATTACTGCCGCTGAGCTATCGCTACGATCGTCCCAAGCCGCCATGCTCCACGCCGGTGCTAGAGCCTATGTCCAAGGCAGCCCGGCCGAACGCAAACTACGCGAGGCTTACTTTGTGGCGATCGTCACCCCCGCGCTCAAGCACTTGAAAAAAATGCTAGCGACAATGCCCGATACAACAGCAGCAGCCATGCTCTAGCAGACGATACGTAAATCAGCCAAGATCGCCCACAAACGGTATTGCTACCCACAAAAAACTTCTAGAATAACCATTCTAATAGAAGCAGTTTGGTTTTGTAGAGGTAGCAATATGGTTATGAGCGGTAGTCCGACCCGTGAATGGGACAACCTCACCTGCGATCGCGGACCCATTTCGGCCATGGAGTTGCGCTGTGTGATCTGTGGGAACTTTCACTCCACCGATGAACATTGGCGACTAATGGCCGAAATGCCGCAGAACCCCGCCGCGATGATCGATGACTTGGTCAAGATGCGGCTGTATAAGACTGAGGCAATCGAAACAGCTGATGCGATTAGCCAAGCCGAACTCCGCACCGCTTTATTCATTCAGATGGCGGGCCAAGGCAGTCCCCAAAGAGAACAGTTAGTGCG from Romeriopsis navalis LEGE 11480 includes these protein-coding regions:
- a CDS encoding flavodoxin family protein codes for the protein MVTVAIVYFSGADHTHRMAEALAEGAQAAGAAAQLCRVLGTQIVDGRWADAGIRSAMLAADAIVFGSPTYMGGVSAQLKACIDGMADEWMRSGLKDKVAGGFTHSGSVSGDKQGTLLYLAINAMQQGMI
- a CDS encoding TetR/AcrR family transcriptional regulator translates to MLMANLKRTREDILKSVIDTVHRQGLTATGLSELFQVSGASSGSFYNYFRSKHELGHALIDYEWAQLQTNILEPATTQSPDPIAQLFWILDRLEAKQLQDPKCGGCLLGNLVVDLAEQDPAFRNHLIQVFSKWEGAIAQILRQAKPQLQPNTNPDCLAEQLIAAIEGAMLMGKLHRDAARLQRGFATARQSITNALRSSNATSAQASAPQI
- a CDS encoding OsmC family protein, with the translated sequence MAEATTIAAEVTTPLTAIPQDGLTELAAKNKANPADKILKVKTVCTGKFRSLNYARDLDAFVIDEPPVLLGDNTAPNPSEIVLGAFGSCLVVGIQANAAAKGVTLTKLEIALEGDINIVSTWGTGELDKPQMGFTDVRVKVDIEGDADQAILEEMVAHANTWSPVSTTLSNPIPVSVEMA
- a CDS encoding acyl-CoA dehydrogenase family protein, whose protein sequence is MQTLSSHPGLKSSDTQKSSEACASLTLDPAIQHLRHVIDRHLTPKVADIDLKGEFPGQIMHTLGEAGAFSHAVAIVNGGSGKGLKAAIQSIEEISKDCLSTGFIAWCQVACTWYLQNTKNTQLKTKLLPHIATGQQLAGTGLSNPMKHFADIEKIALTATPTDGGYMINGLLPWVSNLGPGHYFGIAARLSDTDEYLMAIVSDELTGMSLRCNAHFIALEGTGTFSCVFRDVFVPHELVLAAPCEEYVACIRPGFILTQVGMGLGLTASCIELMRRSNRRLGHVNQFLDDQVEDLSLDLNLARQQAYQLADQLDQCTGVTDPSLTRNIVQSRITAAELSLRSSQAAMLHAGARAYVQGSPAERKLREAYFVAIVTPALKHLKKMLATMPDTTAAAML